The following proteins are co-located in the Camelina sativa cultivar DH55 chromosome 12, Cs, whole genome shotgun sequence genome:
- the LOC104732256 gene encoding cysteine--tRNA ligase 2, cytoplasmic-like isoform X1, translating to MKLLMSGILQMLMTKVIDRANECGVRPLDLSSRFCNEYLVDMTSLQCLLPTHQPRVSDHMEHIIKMIETIIAKDCGYEVNGDVFFSVDKSPNYGQLSGQLLDHTRAGERVAIDPRKRNPADFALWKAAKPDEPSWESPWGPGRPGWHIECSAMSALYLSPRFDIHGGGSDLIFPHHENEIAQTCAACEDSGVTYWLHNGHVTNNKVKMGKSLKNFVPIREVTAKYHPLALRHFLMSAQYRSPLNYSVLQLETSSDALYYVYQTLEDLVEALSPYREAICEDGGKAEQTAEAKKIVRDVKSEFESKLSDDLNTSHVLAGAFQDAMKFINVSITKLKKMQKKPRMSLVVSLVEVEKAVREILDVLGLLTSLTYGDFLKEMKQKALARAELAEEEVLQMIETRRVARMNKDFEQSDDIRKTLALQGISLMDVPGRTTVWRPCLPFASQPKSGATQQARPP from the exons ATGAAGTTACTTATGTCCGGAATTTTACAGATGTTGATGACTAAG GTAATCGACAGAGCTAACGAGTGTGGGGTGAGACCGTTAGATCTCAGTAGTCGCTTTTGCAATGAGTATCTTGTAGATATGACTTCTCTTCAGTGCCTCCTTCCCACCCACCAGCCTCGTGTCAGTGACCATATGGAGCACATCATCAAGATGATTGAAACG ATCATTGCCAAAGATTGTGGGTATGAAGTGAATGGTGACGTGTTCTTCTCTGTCGATAAGTCACCAAATTACGGTCAACTCTCTGGGCAACTGCTTGATCATACTCGAGCTGGTGAGCGTGTTGCCATTGATCCTAGGAAGCGCAATCCTGCTGACTTTGCACTATGGAAG GCTGCAAAACCCGATGAACCAAGCTGGGAGAGCCCTTGGGGTCCAGGGAGACCTGGATGGCACATCGAGTGCAGCGCAATGAGCGCCCTTTATCTCTCTCCGAGGTTTGACATCCATGGCGGTGGCTCAGATCTTATATTCCCGCACCATGAAAACGAGATCGCCCAGACCTGTGCTGCCTGTGAAGATAGTGGCGTGACTTACTGGTTGCACAACGGCCATGTCACTAACAACAAAGTGAAGATGGGAAAGTCACTAAAAAACTTCGTTCCAATTAGAGAA GTCACAGCCAAGTATCATCCACTGGCTCTGAGGCACTTCTTGATGAGTGCACAGTACCGGTCTCCGCTGAACTATTCGGTGTTGCAGCTTGAGACTTCGTCGGATGCTTTATACTACGTTTATCAG ACGTTAGAAGATCTTGTTGAAGCACTCTCGCCATATCGAGAAGCAATATGTGAAGATGGCGGAAAGGCTGAACAGACTGCAGAAGCCAAAAAGATTGTGAGGGACGTGAAAAGTGAGTTTGAATCAAAACTGTCAGATGACCTTAACACTTCCCATGTACTCGCGGGTGCTTTTCAAGACGCGATGAAATTCATCAACGTGTCCATCACAAAGCTCAAGAAAATGCAGAAGAAGCCGAGAATGTCGCTAGTGGTGTCACTGGTCGAGGTTGAGAAAGCAGTGAGGGAAATTCTTGATGTGCTTGGTCTGCTCACTAGTCTCACCTACGGCGATTTTTTGAAAGAGATGAAGCAAAAGGCATTAGCAAGAGCAGAAttagctgaagaagaagtcttGCAGATGATTGAGACAAGGAGAGTGGCCCGGATGAATAAAGATTTTGAGCAAAGCGATGACATTAGAAAAACTTTGGCCCTTCAAGGAATCTCCCTCATGGATGTTCCTGGAAGAACCACTGTGTGGAGGCCCTGCCTCCCTTTTGCTTCTCAGCCTAAATCTGGCGCAACGCAGCAGGCAAGACCTCCTTGA
- the LOC104732256 gene encoding cysteine--tRNA ligase 2, cytoplasmic-like isoform X2, translated as MSSEMEVEKPELMLYNTMTQQKEVLKPINPGKIRMYVCGITAYDFSHMGHARAGVCFDVLYRYLRHLGYEVTYVRNFTDVDDQVIDRANECGVRPLDLSSRFCNEYLVDMTSLQCLLPTHQPRVSDHMEHIIKMIETIIAKDCGYEVNGDVFFSVDKSPNYGQLSGQLLDHTRAGERVAIDPRKRNPADFALWKAAKPDEPSWESPWGPGRPGWHIECSAMSALYLSPRFDIHGGGSDLIFPHHENEIAQTCAACEDSGVTYWLHNGHVTNNKVKMGKSLKNFVPIREVTAKYHPLALRHFLMSAQYRSPLNYSVLQLETSSDALYYVYQTLEDLVEALSPYREAICEDGGKAEQTAEAKKIVRDVKSEFESKLSDDLNTSHVLAGAFQDAMKFINVSITKLKKMQKKPRMSLVVSLVEVEKAVREILDVLGLLTSLTYGDFLKEMKQKALARAELAEEEVLQMIETRRVARMNKDFEQSDDIRKTLALQGISLMDVPGRTTVWRPCLPFASQPKSGATQQARPP; from the exons ATGTCGTCGGAGATGGAGGTCGAGAAGCCGGAGTTGATGTTGTACAACACGATGACTCAACAGAAGGAAGTTCTGAAGCCCATCAACCCGGGCAAGATCCGAATGTATGTCTGCGGGATTACAGCCTACGATTTCAGTCATATGGGCCACGCTCGTGCTGGCGTCTGCTTTGACGTCCTCTACAG ATACTTGAGGCACTTGGGTTATGAAGTTACTTATGTCCGGAATTTTACAGATGTTGATGA TCAGGTAATCGACAGAGCTAACGAGTGTGGGGTGAGACCGTTAGATCTCAGTAGTCGCTTTTGCAATGAGTATCTTGTAGATATGACTTCTCTTCAGTGCCTCCTTCCCACCCACCAGCCTCGTGTCAGTGACCATATGGAGCACATCATCAAGATGATTGAAACG ATCATTGCCAAAGATTGTGGGTATGAAGTGAATGGTGACGTGTTCTTCTCTGTCGATAAGTCACCAAATTACGGTCAACTCTCTGGGCAACTGCTTGATCATACTCGAGCTGGTGAGCGTGTTGCCATTGATCCTAGGAAGCGCAATCCTGCTGACTTTGCACTATGGAAG GCTGCAAAACCCGATGAACCAAGCTGGGAGAGCCCTTGGGGTCCAGGGAGACCTGGATGGCACATCGAGTGCAGCGCAATGAGCGCCCTTTATCTCTCTCCGAGGTTTGACATCCATGGCGGTGGCTCAGATCTTATATTCCCGCACCATGAAAACGAGATCGCCCAGACCTGTGCTGCCTGTGAAGATAGTGGCGTGACTTACTGGTTGCACAACGGCCATGTCACTAACAACAAAGTGAAGATGGGAAAGTCACTAAAAAACTTCGTTCCAATTAGAGAA GTCACAGCCAAGTATCATCCACTGGCTCTGAGGCACTTCTTGATGAGTGCACAGTACCGGTCTCCGCTGAACTATTCGGTGTTGCAGCTTGAGACTTCGTCGGATGCTTTATACTACGTTTATCAG ACGTTAGAAGATCTTGTTGAAGCACTCTCGCCATATCGAGAAGCAATATGTGAAGATGGCGGAAAGGCTGAACAGACTGCAGAAGCCAAAAAGATTGTGAGGGACGTGAAAAGTGAGTTTGAATCAAAACTGTCAGATGACCTTAACACTTCCCATGTACTCGCGGGTGCTTTTCAAGACGCGATGAAATTCATCAACGTGTCCATCACAAAGCTCAAGAAAATGCAGAAGAAGCCGAGAATGTCGCTAGTGGTGTCACTGGTCGAGGTTGAGAAAGCAGTGAGGGAAATTCTTGATGTGCTTGGTCTGCTCACTAGTCTCACCTACGGCGATTTTTTGAAAGAGATGAAGCAAAAGGCATTAGCAAGAGCAGAAttagctgaagaagaagtcttGCAGATGATTGAGACAAGGAGAGTGGCCCGGATGAATAAAGATTTTGAGCAAAGCGATGACATTAGAAAAACTTTGGCCCTTCAAGGAATCTCCCTCATGGATGTTCCTGGAAGAACCACTGTGTGGAGGCCCTGCCTCCCTTTTGCTTCTCAGCCTAAATCTGGCGCAACGCAGCAGGCAAGACCTCCTTGA